The window gggattCAGAGTTTACTTTTGATCATGCCATTTTGAGGTTTTCTTTGTTCAAGATAATTTTTACCCCCACCACTTAAAGAAGTAAGGTTGATTGCTTCTGCTGGGACCTAGGTTTGAAGGGCAATGTTGCTGTTATATGTGACTAACTTGGGTTTATCTCCTAAGCATGCTTGCTGAGGAAGTATTCAAGATTTTGTTAAAGATCATTTCAAGTCATGTTTGCGTCCTTGGCTTCCGATAATGGTTTTATTAATTTAGATAGGATTTCTCATGTGTTAGGTTGATCATAAATCCGAGCCTGACTATCTGTGTACTTGTCCTGCATGTGGGGGCAATCTGAGTTTAAGAAGCAAgagttatttttttctctcaattTTTTGCATACTTAGTTTACATAATCTATATGTTGCTGGTGTCGTCTGTTAGCAATTTGATTTGTTAAAACTTAATTTCTCTCTATAAAATTTTGGTGCCAGAATTCACAAAACTACAACTGTTCCCCATGCCATAGTTCCTTTCATAGTAATCTAAACATTTTGCATTTTCAGCACCAGATGTGATCTGGGTTTATCTGGACTTGTACTTTTTAAAAGTTTCAAATGTAATGGCCTTAACTATAGTAGCTGGATTTATGAAGATTTCTTTAACAGGACAATCTCAAATTGTATTGAACCTGTTCAAATTGGGACATGTTACAGATAAACACTGAATTGTTGAAGAGCTTGAGTGAAGTTTAAGTAGTGCACTATCACACGGTGAAAAAGTCCTAGCAACTTTATCTGCAATCGATCAGTGGTTCTGATGGAGACCAAGGTTGAAGGGAACCAATTGCCAACTCGACCTAAATGGAGAAAAGTGGCATATGGAGGGATGCAACAAGGATATGATGACAACTACACTGATGAGTCTTTCCTTGAAGATATGGTCATGAATGCCAATGTGGTGAAGCGGGACATGTTGAAGGTGATGCAGGATTCTGTTTGTATCTCTCAGTATCTGTGCATTGTTGCTCTTGTGGTCTGTGTTTGGACTTACATGCTTGGTTCCACCATTGATGTGACTTCTCTCATGCTGCTTGATGTGAGCCTTCTTGGAGTAGGATTCTTAGTGCTGCTTGTCACTACAAAGAGGGTCTCCATTAGTCTTCTCTCTCATTATCTCCTCAACGTTGCCTTCTTTGTAAGCGGGCTGTATGTTTTGGCTCCTATTTACCACACTCTCACTAGGTCCATCAGCTCAGACACCATTTGGGCACTCACAGCATCACTTCTTGTAGTCCATCTCTTTTTGCATGACTACGCAGGGTCCACAATAAGGCCACCTGGGGCTTTGAACAATCCAACCTTCACTAGCAATGTCTCTTTAAATGCTTCTATTGTGGCTTCTGTTTTAATTGCTTCTCGCCTCCCGTCAAGGCTTCATGTGTTTGCCATTATGCTTTTCTCCTTGCAGGTCTTCCTTTTTGCCCCACTGGTTACGTATTGTATCAAGAAGTACTCCCTTAGGCTgcaccttttattttctttttggttgatGATTGTGACCTTAGGGTTGGTCTTCACATTGCAGCGGCTGCTGTTTGCATTGTTACTAGGTCTTTTGGTATTTGTCACAGTTGTATGCCCTTATTGGCTTATAAAGATACAAGAGTACAAGTTTGAGATAAATGGTCCTTGGGATGAGGCAAAGCTTTGCTTTGATATAACAGAATGACATATTGTTTTTGAGGTTCAGAAGTTTCAGAAGAGCTTTGTAGATTAGCATGAATTCAGGCTGTCTGGTCACCTATGAGCTCTTCCATTTGCATTGctcatttttgtattttgtgtGATGATGCTTGCAATTCATTGATCACTGGTTCATAGGCTGTCTTCTCAGAGAGAAGTGGTCAAAGATCTTTGAAAGACTTGATGTTCAGAGCATCAATTTCTTCCCTTGGCTTCCCCGGAGATTATCTTGATACGTTCCAAATTCAGTGGTAAAAATGTTTCTTTTACAGAGTGTTTATTAATGTAATGTAATGTTTGCATTTATTTGATGaccaaaacaagaaaatcatCCAGACCTGTAGATTTGCCTCTGTTGCCATTGAGAAAATATTGATGATCTTCAGTTTCCATTGTGAAGCTAGGCTGTACAAACAGTTGAGATATTATTCTGATGTACATTCTAATTCAGGTTGTTGAAGGACAATCATGAAGCAGAGTAAAAGAGAAATGCCATTGCATCTCCACTTTTTTCTAATTCTCGACTCTGATATGTTAGTGGCTTTGTCAGGTTGAGCCTTATTTTGATTAAGGCCATCTGTAAGACATGCCAAAGGCAACATTTCAAGGAATTCAATAGTTGACCAGAGTTTGTAATGTTATAAAGCTTGAAAATCGTGAGAATAGGATCAACTAAAGAAGGGCCAATTCCAAGTCTATTGTCTTTCTTTCTCAGTACTGTAACCAAAGTTTGGAGTTCATGTTTGATTATCCAATGAGTTCATCATGTTCTTGGAAAGTGAGTTATGATGCTGGAGCATATATAACAAGAGTTCTTAATCTTTCTACTTCTTGGTGATATAGTTTGTGGAATTTGAGCTTTTCTGATGTATCTATACTATTATCCCTCTACGTATTCAATCCATTAATTCAAGGAAGGCTAATTCTAAGCATCAAAGTACACGATTAGTGCGTTATGGGATGGTATATTTAGATGCAAGAAGTACACTTTTTAAATGTTTAGTTTATGTGCCAAATTCTAGGTAGATCATAGcctaaaattcataaaaatctATTGAATATAGTTTCTAACATAGAAAAAAAGTTTTACATAATAATTTAATCTGTGGGTTCATGCATTTCTTGTCAGCAAAGTGGCAAGAAATGATAAAACCTTCCCTGTAGTGTTAGCAAGTCTCTTCAGTCAATATGAGGCATTGTTGTTATGTGCAACCCTAAGAAAGCTTACCCAAGAACTTCTCTCACATACACATTTCTGGGAAAGCCTATACACAGTTAGAAGTGAGTAGAATCTTTACTAGAGGTAACTAGTGGTAATTGCTGTCAAAAATGGAAAAGCAAAAGCAGTGGAAACCAACCCTTACAAAATCGAcaaaggttttattttttggatataATGCAATCACCAAGCATTGCTGGTTTACCAAATATCAAAcaatttgtaaaaaaaaaaaaaaaaacactattgCTGGTACTGAGCATGAATGAGTGCAGAAGGTGGCATCAGGTTTGTAGAGGGCAATGGGCAATAAATTCACCAGTCAAACCACTATGAGGACTTGGCTTTCAGTCTTTTATGACATAACAGAGTTCGATGCTTTTGTTGAATTCTGATTGCTTCACCATCTGTAACTTTCAATCACCAATGCTTTTATAAGATGATGAGAATGTGTTGCTTTTGTTCTCCAtcattcaaaatattttgatagCCTACTGGGATGGACCCACCATGAGAAAAATGAGAATTAGCTCTTTAACTGGAATAACTCTGCCAAATTCTAAATTCTTAAGAAGAAACTGTGCCAATAACTTTAGTTGACCCCACAATTAAGCATGGAGGAAGGAGATGATGGTTGCATAGGTCAGGTTAGGCAGCTTGCCATGAAAACGATTCATATAACACGTCTGGTTGGTCCTGTAGCTGAACTTCCTCTTTTTCCTATCTATAGCAGTGCCTGCAGTAAACCCCATAGGGTGAGTAGAAGCCAAGCATTCTATAATACTATATAATATGATGAAATAATGAGATTGGGTTGTTTTTGCTTTGTTTGTCAAAAGGGTTGTTCACTGGGAAAATTAGGACCCACCAAAAGTAAGGTTGTCCTCTTGACAGGACCCACCAAAAGGAAGTGTGAGAATGCCCTCTGCCATTGTTTCCCTCCTTTTCCATCTATTCCTTGCTTGAACAACATGGCTTTTGTTATAATTATATCCATGGTCCATCCATTGACCAAGTTGATGAATAGTACTAATCCTTTATGGTTGTAGATGATAATGAAGAGAATTAGATtcgccaaaaaaaaatgaagagaattAGACTATAAAACAGAGTTATCAGTGGAGGATGGGGGAAAAGGCACTATTTTATGGGtagatcagatcactcctcttTACTGATGCATCTccaggcctctgttgaacatgatcaTACCACTTCAGACGACATTCTTAGAGTTAAAAAAGCTCGAAGCAAgcttaaaatgaccataggagaggttgtgaagaatgacatgcatagtctgggcCTTGAGCCAAGTATGACGTGAAATAAAGCTTATtagagggtaaggatccatgttgttGACACCTTATATCtaagattttcctgatttttcGGGCTatcctcttttctcttactttcattttccatttctcacttcTCTTATATCTAtccttcatttttattcttcagtcctcttactttcatttcccttagtgaggacctcagtttttcttactttattttgaaaggatccatgtaggttgtagccgatcccatttaatTAGGATAAGgcttgagttgttgttgtatttagtttggggtttttttttaagtccttctaggtgtcactatgcctagtgaagtataatgcttcaatATTTGTCACTTAGTAGTACATGTGAGTCCATATGATAGAAGACCCCACTTACAtctcaatggtcaaattttagTCCTAAGTTAatcaaggaaagttgctcaaactttgattcaaagttttaggtTGTGCTCGGTATACATTCTTGGAATTCATTTTaggtcaatttcgcattcttggatgataaaaacaactatttttgtCATCTAAGAATACGAAATCAATGTGGCATGCAAtccaataatgcataccaaactcagccttagtaaaattatcaaaataccattaaatagagttgaatataaaatacaaaatgacatcttgtgtaattttagctattttttctattcattttaaactgaaattgtttGTACCAATAAGATGTTTGCatgatcctctatcacatgaactAATCCACATATAATGAAGtagcaaatagtgaagcattatacttcacaaGGCATAGTGATTGGAAGAAAATCCCCTTTTCATATAAtcaatcctttccttttttgttttgttgtattGTATATCCTGTAGGGTTGCAGTGCTTCTTGACATGTTGGCTAGAGTTGAATTTTGTGTTTCCCATTGCATAAAATATTGGACTGTACATGTGATCCATAAATaatttatcaaaagaaaattctaaAAGGAGATGTTGATTGTATGATACCAAAATTGATTCTAACGGGTGATATCTATTAAACAAAAATCCATTGTTTCAGGTATTATTGTTTATgctgtggagagagagagagagaggggaaggaTAAGATCATGAATgataaatagaaacaaaatcagtGACCCGATTTCTGCATTGCTGCAGCTGCTAATGCATAATGGTGTGGTGATGCCTCGGGAGAGAGAAATTCTGGTGTCTAACCATATAGTGTCCATTGAACCCAGGCGGTACGGGATTCATTCTATGCCCagattaccccccccccccctctctttctctctctctcaaatttttaAAGGAAGAAACAACGCTACTAGGGTGGGAACGGTGTCCTGCCCCTACACCCAAACATAGGGGCGTACAAAATGATCGCTTTTCATGTCCCAAAAAAGGAAATTCTCAAGGGTgaagtggtcattttgcatgtcgttgtgtctgggcacaaggaCAGCACACCCCACATGCCCAAATAATGTTGTCTTTtccatttttaaatatttaaagggTAAAAGCTGACACACCGGCACTTTGCCCAacttgagtctatctctctctcacccCTGTGGAAATGAATTCCATGCCTTTTCCATCTCACCATCTCCATTGGGCACAGCTCTTGGCTTTAAGAAAACCAATGGCATGtcgaaccctctcccataattaaaataaaatatatcaaTCTAAAATAATATAGCTTAAATTTTTAAATCTTGAAAATAAATATAACAATCTAAAATAATAtagattttattaaaaatgaaatccctctccataaaataaaatatacaaaTCTAAAATAATATCTTCTTAACTTACATTGGCACGGAATCGTACTCTGCCCCCACATACCAGAACCTTGTGGGCCCCGGAGAATAAATCCGATTCTCCAAATCTATACGTTTAATTTGCCttgttgtttattttatttttatcatttttttaatgcaaaacATAAACCAATAAtattaagaaaagaaatctCCAAACTGGTTTTATCAACCAGCCATGCCTTGCTCTTTGGTCTGAGAAGATATTCAACCAGTGACTAAGAATCTGTCAAAGTCATCTCTATTTGGTACCACACCCGATCGGGATGAATTTTAAATTTCTATAAAAATTTCCACCATTTTACGATTCTTCTACCCTAGAAACACGTAACTATATCTTAGTAATCAACCTTCCAATTTTAGAGACATGACTAAACTAGTGATCATCAATGATTACTTTGGGTATGGGAACCTTCTTAATAGCGAAACAAATTAGTGAAGTAAACAAT is drawn from Telopea speciosissima isolate NSW1024214 ecotype Mountain lineage chromosome 1, Tspe_v1, whole genome shotgun sequence and contains these coding sequences:
- the LOC122648855 gene encoding phosphatidylinositol N-acetylglucosaminyltransferase subunit C; its protein translation is METKVEGNQLPTRPKWRKVAYGGMQQGYDDNYTDESFLEDMVMNANVVKRDMLKVMQDSVCISQYLCIVALVVCVWTYMLGSTIDVTSLMLLDVSLLGVGFLVLLVTTKRVSISLLSHYLLNVAFFVSGLYVLAPIYHTLTRSISSDTIWALTASLLVVHLFLHDYAGSTIRPPGALNNPTFTSNVSLNASIVASVLIASRLPSRLHVFAIMLFSLQVFLFAPLVTYCIKKYSLRLHLLFSFWLMIVTLGLVFTLQRLLFALLLGLLVFVTVVCPYWLIKIQEYKFEINGPWDEAKLCFDITE